The genomic segment GAACTGCGCGTACGAAATATTCCGCTGCATGACGGGCCGATCCGCCGGATCGTCTCCGAGGACGGTATGGTTAACCGGGTCGAGCTCGAAGACGGCTTCTCGGTCCCCTGCACCGGCATTTTTTTCGCGCCGACGCTGGTGGCCGGCTCCGACCTGCCCCAAGCGCTCGGCTGCGAGCTGACTCCGACCGGCAGCGTAGCGACGACCAATGCGCTGGGCAAGTCGAGCGTACCTGGCGTATTCGTCGCCGGCGACATCGCGACCGAGATGAATCAGCTCATCCAGGCCGCCGCCATGGGCGCCATGGCGGGCGCCGGCATCAACGCCGAGCTGCTGGCGGAGGCGTGGGAAGCGCGGGGACAAATGGGGCAAGGCTGACCGCTGCGGGCAACAAACCATGGAGAAAACGCCCGGAGCTGCCGACGACCGGCAGTTTCGGGCGTTTTCGATTGCCGCTCTTGTCCAAGCAAGCCCCTTCAATTGCAGCCGAAGGAACTTTTGCGCCTAGCTGAACGAACTATTGAAGCGTAAACGAATAAAGTGCCCCGCTGCCGGGAAGCCGGTTTGTCGCCGAGTCGTTCGAGACGAAGCCGAGACGAATCGTCTTGCCCGGCGTCAAGCCGAGCGAGGCAAGCGGGATCGCGGCCTCCAGCACGGTGTCGTTGCGGACGAAGCTCGCGCTGCCGAGCGTGCTCGCGAGCGTCCAGGTCCAGCCGTTGTTCGAGCCGGCGTACGCGAACAGACTTTGATTTTCGAGCAGCGTGTCGATGCCGCCGGACGTCCAGCCGGTCGGATTGAAGCCGGTCGTCGCCAGATTGTCCGTGTTCAGATAGAACTGGCTCTTGACGTTCAGGCCGCCGCTGCCCTGCGCGAGCAAATACAAATAGGTGCCGTCGTTCTTCGCCTTAAGGGCGGTCACGGTTCCGCCCGCCCCCGAATTAAGCGCGGCGACCGCGCTCCAGTCGGCGGCGCTGCCGTCGATCGCGATCGTCGCCTGTGCCTGCGGCGTCGCATTCACGGCGGCGGACTTCGCCGATTCGTTGCCGCTCGTATCGACTGCGGATACCTGGAACGCATACGTCGTGCCATTGGTCAGCCCGGTCGCCGTGTAAGAGGTCCCGCCGATCGGCGTCGCATTCTGCTTGACGCCGCCGCGATATACGAAGTACCCGGCCAGGTCCGGTTCGCCGCCCGCCGTCCATGCGAGCGAAGCGGCGCCGTTGCCTGCCGTAACCGTCAGTCGGGCAGGGACGGCCGGCGGCGTCGTGTCCGGCGTCGTCTGCCCGCCGCCGATCGTATAGGCCGGCAGCGCGGTGCCCGTCCCCGGCAGCCGGTTGGTCGTCGAATCGTTCGAGATATAGCCGACCCGTATCGTCGAGCCGGCCGCCACGTTCAGCGTCGCCAGCGGGACGGACAGCTCGACGACGCCGTCGTTGCGGACGAACTCCGAGCCGGACAGCGTCCGGACGGCCGTCCACGACCAGCCTGCGCCGTTATTGCGGTAGACGATATTGTTCTCGATCATATATTCGGTGCCGCTCTCCGCGCCGCTCGCCGTCCATCCCGCAGCGTTGTAGCCCGTCAGCCGATTGTTGTCGGCGTCGATAAAAAACTGGCCTTTGACGTTCAGCCCGCCGCCCTGCGCGAGCAGATACAGATTGCCGGCCGCATCCGCCGCCTTGAGCGCCTGCACGCCCGAGGCTCCGGTAGCGAGCGCCGCCTTGCCCGCCCAGTCCGCCGCCGCGCCGTCGACGACGATCCCGGAGCCGCTGCCGGCCGTCGGCGTCGCGGTCGCGGCCGCGCTCTTCGCGGACTCCAGTCCGCCCGCGCCGAGCGCCGTCACCTGGAAGCTGTAGGACGTCCCGTTCGTCAGCCCCGCGCTCGTGTAGCTCGTGCCGGCGATGGGCGACGCGTTCGCCTTCGTTCCGTCGCGGTACACATTATAGCCGGTGACGCTTGGATCCGAGGCCGCCGTCCAGGAGAGCGCAACTTGGCCGTTGCCCGGCGTCGCGATCAGTCCCGTCGGAGCGGCAGGCGCCGTCGCCGCTTGGGGCACGGCAGTCACCGACGCGCTCTTGGGCGATTCGGCGCCGGCCGAATTGACCGCCGTCACCTGATAGCTGTAAGAAGTGCCGTTGGTCAGTCCGGTATTCGTATAGGCGGGCGTCGCGACAAGCGACGTATTCAGCTTCGTGCCACCGCGGTACACATTGTAGCCGGCGAGGTTGGCTTCCGAATTCGGGTTCCAGGAGAGCCCGATCTGACCGTTCCCCGGCTGTGCCGCAAGTCCCGTCGGCGCCGCCGGCACCGCTGGCGTGCCCGGCACATTGAACTTCACGGACGAGCCGCCGAAGTTCGCAACGCGGAACCAGGTCCAGATCTCCTGGCCGGCCATGGCGCCCGGGAAAACATAGTCCGCGTCGAACGCCAGCTCGGCCGAATTGCCGGACTGCCTGATCTGCACCGGCCAGCCGTTGTTCGTAACCGTCGTCGTCGGGAATTTGAACACATCCCCCTGGCCCTCGACATGCGGCGCCAAATAAGCTTTGTTCGCATTTTCGAAGTAAATCCGCGAATCCGGCGTGACGGGCCAGGCGACGCCCTGCCAGCCGGCGCTCCCTTTCTTGTCGTAATCGAAGTAGATCATTTCGCTTTGCAGGTTAAGCGCGGATTTGGCGTCGATTTTCATAAAAAACTTGTCGCCCGCGAACTTCGCATACACCTTGGTGATGCCCTTGGCGTTGCTCCCCGCCGGATCGCTGTAGATGGGCGTCTCGCCGGACCAATCCGTAAAGTCGCCGTCGATATTGAAGCCCCCGAACAGATCGGTCGGATGCGTCCCGGCGAGCGACGCTTCGGGATAGCCCTGCGCGTCCAGCCAGCTCTTGGCGTCGCCGTACATATTGGTGAAGTTGGTCGCGCCGCTCACGTCGTAGCCCAGATAGCCGCTGTTCACGACAACCTCGTTCATCCATTTGGCCGTGCTTGACGAAGGGATAGTGAAGTCGCAGATGATGATATTGAAGCCGTCGGCCTGGTTGGCCTGCGCGTTCATGTAGTCCTTCCAGAAGCCGCCGAAGTTGTCCCGGCTGCGGTAGGTCGGCGAGGCCGAATTCGTGTTCCAGTTGTCGGCGAAGGCGGCATTCTCGTCGTAAAACTTGGAGCCGGACGTAATGTACGGATTGTAGTACCAAGATTCGGTGAGAAAAAGGTTGATCGCGTGACGATAGCGAGCCGCAAATTGGGAGGTGCCTTCGTCCGGATTGAAAAACCAGTAGCCGCGGTTGGCCGCAACGACCTTGGTCGGATCGACCGCCTTGACCGCCTCGACGAGCTCCACCATGCCTTTGGCAGTGAACCCGAAGTTGCCCCGCGGTCCCCACGAGGTCGTCGGTCCCGCGCCGCCGATCGGATCGGGCGTGTCGACCGTATCCAGGAACACGCCGTCATAGCCCGCGTCGTGCTCCAGCTTGTCGGTCATGAACGTAATTAGTTTTTTCCACGTCGGATCGCCGCCGTTGATATAGCCCCCGCCGTATGTCTTGTTCGTGTCGACGGCGCCGTCGCCGTTTTTCCAGTAGCCACCGTACAAGTAGCGCGAATCGTTCACCCAGGTGCCCTGCTGGTCCAGGTACCAGGGCATGAGTCCCTTGTTGCCCCAGGCGAGCAGGCTGCCCGTCGACGAATAATCGGCGGCGATCGAGATGCCCGAGTAGCCGTTGTAGCCCGAATTGTAGGTGCCGTCCGGCAGCGCTCCGCCCTCGACGTCGACATAGCCGCCGGCGGCGTTGTAATTCCACGGATTGGGTCCGTGCAGCGGGCCGCTCGGTCCGGCGTAGTCCGCCGGCAGCAGGCCGACGTCCTTGCCGTTCTGGATCGTCATATTGCCGGTGAACCCGGTGAAGACGCTT from the Cohnella hashimotonis genome contains:
- a CDS encoding fibronectin type III domain-containing protein, with the translated sequence MSFAIQGRLGKIVLAWLCLLLAAPFSLLIPGPHHAYAAIGKDPIYGKVPGLNAYSRVMIWYGTNTATQAQLNTLKTYDLVILEPTIRIVNVAKNQFYFETFTPNQVNEVKRGTDGVLGTADDVIVLAYISVGELATSSVFTGFTGNMTIQNGKDVGLLPADYAGPSGPLHGPNPWNYNAAGGYVDVEGGALPDGTYNSGYNGYSGISIAADYSSTGSLLAWGNKGLMPWYLDQQGTWVNDSRYLYGGYWKNGDGAVDTNKTYGGGYINGGDPTWKKLITFMTDKLEHDAGYDGVFLDTVDTPDPIGGAGPTTSWGPRGNFGFTAKGMVELVEAVKAVDPTKVVAANRGYWFFNPDEGTSQFAARYRHAINLFLTESWYYNPYITSGSKFYDENAAFADNWNTNSASPTYRSRDNFGGFWKDYMNAQANQADGFNIIICDFTIPSSSTAKWMNEVVVNSGYLGYDVSGATNFTNMYGDAKSWLDAQGYPEASLAGTHPTDLFGGFNIDGDFTDWSGETPIYSDPAGSNAKGITKVYAKFAGDKFFMKIDAKSALNLQSEMIYFDYDKKGSAGWQGVAWPVTPDSRIYFENANKAYLAPHVEGQGDVFKFPTTTVTNNGWPVQIRQSGNSAELAFDADYVFPGAMAGQEIWTWFRVANFGGSSVKFNVPGTPAVPAAPTGLAAQPGNGQIGLSWNPNSEANLAGYNVYRGGTKLNTSLVATPAYTNTGLTNGTSYSYQVTAVNSAGAESPKSASVTAVPQAATAPAAPTGLIATPGNGQVALSWTAASDPSVTGYNVYRDGTKANASPIAGTSYTSAGLTNGTSYSFQVTALGAGGLESAKSAAATATPTAGSGSGIVVDGAAADWAGKAALATGASGVQALKAADAAGNLYLLAQGGGLNVKGQFFIDADNNRLTGYNAAGWTASGAESGTEYMIENNIVYRNNGAGWSWTAVRTLSGSEFVRNDGVVELSVPLATLNVAAGSTIRVGYISNDSTTNRLPGTGTALPAYTIGGGQTTPDTTPPAVPARLTVTAGNGAASLAWTAGGEPDLAGYFVYRGGVKQNATPIGGTSYTATGLTNGTTYAFQVSAVDTSGNESAKSAAVNATPQAQATIAIDGSAADWSAVAALNSGAGGTVTALKAKNDGTYLYLLAQGSGGLNVKSQFYLNTDNLATTGFNPTGWTSGGIDTLLENQSLFAYAGSNNGWTWTLASTLGSASFVRNDTVLEAAIPLASLGLTPGKTIRLGFVSNDSATNRLPGSGALYSFTLQ